The Puntigrus tetrazona isolate hp1 chromosome 4, ASM1883169v1, whole genome shotgun sequence genome includes a window with the following:
- the LOC122342864 gene encoding 60S ribosomal protein L34-like has translation MVQRLTYRRRLSYNTASNKTRLSRTPGNRIVYLYTKKTGKAPKSACGICPGRLRGIRAVRPQVLMRLSKTKKHVSRAYGGSMCAKCVRDRATLDQASFLIEEQKIVVKVLKAQAQSQKSK, from the exons ATGGTACAACGTCTGACTTACCGACGTAGGCTTTCCTACAACACTGCTTCAAACAAGACCAGACT GTCCCGTACGCCAGGTAACCGCATTGTGTACCTGTACACCAAGAAGACTGGAAAGGCACCCAAGTCAGCATGCGGCATCTGTCCCGGTAGACTGCGTGGT ATCCGTGCTGTGAGACCCCAGGTTCTTATGAGACTCTCAAAAACCAAGAAGCATGTCAGCCGAGCTTATGGTGGTTCCATGTGTGCCAAGTGTGTACGAGACAG GGCAACACTA GATCAAGCGAGCTTTCTCATTGAGGAGCAGAAGATTGTGGTCAAAGTACTGAAGGCACAGGCACAAAGCCAGAAGTCTAAGTAG